Proteins co-encoded in one Candidatus Desulfatibia profunda genomic window:
- a CDS encoding PIN domain-containing protein, producing the protein MKPPEKVYLIDTNVILRFLFDDHPEFSPKATAFMLNVAQGISKAELLDVVIVECVYVMEKFYRIPRKEITDKLSKILNFSGIINSDRSELLQTLLKFETSNADIVDCLLAAISSSSRVVVSFDKDMQKLKAFSETL; encoded by the coding sequence ATGAAGCCGCCGGAGAAGGTCTATCTGATTGATACAAATGTTATTCTAAGATTTTTATTCGACGATCATCCCGAGTTCAGTCCCAAGGCCACGGCGTTTATGTTGAATGTTGCTCAAGGAATATCAAAAGCTGAATTACTTGATGTCGTTATCGTTGAATGCGTTTATGTCATGGAAAAATTTTACCGGATTCCCAGAAAAGAGATCACAGACAAATTAAGCAAAATTCTTAATTTTTCCGGTATCATAAATTCAGACCGCTCTGAGTTGCTCCAGACCCTGCTCAAATTCGAAACTTCAAATGCCGATATTGTAGATTGTCTTCTCGCCGCCATTTCCTCTTCTTCACGGGTCGTTGTTTCTTTTGACAAAGATATGCAAAAACTGAAAGCATTCAGCGAAACCTTATAA
- a CDS encoding AbrB/MazE/SpoVT family DNA-binding domain-containing protein, giving the protein MYAKISKKGQVTIPKAIREELKIAKEGGVLFLVEDGEVKLKGVPAEPAELLAGSLKAYSKEYVSLDEIREKVKGQIADEAAGEGLSD; this is encoded by the coding sequence ATGTATGCCAAAATATCAAAAAAAGGTCAGGTGACCATACCAAAGGCTATCCGTGAGGAATTAAAGATAGCCAAAGAGGGTGGCGTATTGTTTTTGGTTGAGGATGGCGAGGTTAAGCTTAAAGGCGTTCCGGCCGAGCCGGCCGAGCTTTTAGCGGGGAGCCTCAAAGCGTATTCAAAGGAGTATGTTTCTTTGGACGAAATCAGGGAAAAAGTTAAAGGACAGATTGCAGATGAAGCCGCCGGAGAAGGTCTATCTGATTGA